Proteins found in one Mixophyes fleayi isolate aMixFle1 chromosome 8, aMixFle1.hap1, whole genome shotgun sequence genomic segment:
- the MGLL gene encoding monoglyceride lipase, whose protein sequence is MMPEDCSPGPQDAPTKDPQRYVNADGQKIYCRDWIPSSPPRALVFVVHGAGEHCNRYDDMAQILTGLNFLVFSHDHVGHGQSEGERMIVSDFQVYIRDGLQHVDLMRKEHPDLPLFLCGHSMGGAISILMANERPDLFSGLILISPLVLPNPESASSFKVFAAKILNHVLPNFSLGCIDPNYVSRNKTEVESYSSDPLVNHGGMKVSFAVQLLNATARVEKALPHFNLPLLLFHGTTDKLCDFRGSQLMMETITSVDKTLKVYENAFHALHKELPEVTSSVFQEMESWILQRLDGTGPPPATTELSVST, encoded by the exons ATGATGCCCGAAGACTGCTCCCCCGGTCCTCAGGATGCACCAACTAAGGATCCACAGCGTTATGTCAATGCTGATGGACAGAAGATTTACTGCAGAGATTGGATACCTTCCTCTCCTCCGAG GGCTCTGGTGTTTGTGGTTCACGGCGCTGGAGAACACTGCAACCGATATGATGATATGGCGCAGATACTAACCGGCCTAAACTTCCTGGTATTTTCCCACGACCATG TCGGCCATGGGCAGAGCGAGGGGGAACGGATGATCGTGTCTGATTTCCAGGTTTATATTCGGGACGGCCTCCAGCACGTGGACCTGATGAGGAAGGAGCATCCTGACTTGCCCTTGTTTTTATGCGGACACTccatg GGTGGTGCCATTAGCATCTTGATGGCCAATGAGAGACCGGATTTGTTTTCTGGTCTGATCTTGATATCGCCGCTTGTTTTACCAAATCCGGAATCGGCATCGTCCTTCAAG GTGTTTGCAGCTAAAATACTCAACCACGTTCTCCCAAACTTCTCCCTTGGCTGTATTGACCCTAATTACGTGTCTCGCAATAAGACGGAG GTGGAGTCTTATAGCTCCGATCCCTTGGTGAACCACGGAGGGATGAAAGTTTCCTTCGCGGTGCAGCTGTTGAATGCTACCGCCAGGGTGGAGAAAGCTCTTCCTCACTTCAATCTGCCGCTGTTGCTCTTTCACGGCACCACGGATAAGCTGTGCGACTTCCGCGGTTCCCAGCTTATGATGGAGACCATAACCAGCGTGGACAAAACGCTAAAG GTCTATGAGAATGCATTCCACGCTTTGCACAAGGAGCTGCCCGAAGTGACCAGTTCCGTGTTCCAGGAGATGGAGAGTTGGATCCTTCAGAGGTTAGATGGGACAGGGCCACCTCCCGCCACTACAGAACTGAGTGTCAGTACTTAG